TCCGGCGGAGCTTGTCGATGATGCTCTGCTTCACGTTTTCGATGTGGGCGCGGATGCCGTCACGCGCCGCCTCGCGGTCGCGGCGGCGCAGGGCCGCGATCACCGCGAGATGCTCCCGGTGCCCCGCCTCGAAGCGTTCGGGCATCCGGTCGAGATTGAACATATGGGTCTTGATGCGCAGGTCGAGGATCATCTTGGAAAGCACGGCATTGTCGCTGTGCTCCGCAATCATCCCATGAAACAGGCTATCCGCCGCCCAATCCGCCTCGGCGTCCGGCACCGGCATGTCCATCACGGCCCGGATGGCGGCCTCGGAAGCATCGAGCGCAGCCTGCGGAATCCGGTCGGTCGCCAGCATCACGGCATCGGCCTCCAGCACCTGCCGCACATAGAGCGTCTCGATCAGCGTGCGGGTCGAGAACTCGGTGACGACGAGCATCCGCCCCGGCTTGCGGGTGACGAAACCCTCGCTTTCGAGCCGGTTCAGCGCGTCGCGGACCGGGGTGCGCGAAATGTCGAGTTCCTCCGCGAGCCGGCGCTCCTGCAGGACGGACCCGACCGGGATCTCCCGCCGGATCAGCCGGTCGAGCAGGGCATCGTAGGCCATGCGGCCGAGGCTCCTGTCGCGACCGCCGTCGTCGGATTGCTCTGCGTCTCCGTTCATGATCGGCGGAACTCGTGCTTGGGCGGCCAGGCCGCAATGGCGAAGGCGGGCGGCGGCAGACTGGGTCGGGCCGCTTGAAACGGGAGGACAGCCGGCCGCGGCGGAGCGGGGTGAGAGCACGCCGCGACCGGCTCTTTCCGATCGCCGGACGACGGCCCCGCGAAGGCGGAGCCGTCTTGTCCGATGCGATCAGAACTGCGTCTTGATCGGGTCCTTCGGCGCCGGGTCGTAGCCGACCAGCGGAACCGTGAGCTTGGCGTAGGTGCCGTCGGCGATCATGTCCGCGAGCGCCTTGTTGACGGCCTTCACCAGGTTCGGCTTACCCTTCTTGAATGGGAAGCCCTTCTGGACGTGGCTCAGATAATCCGGCGTCATGGTCAGCGGCAGCTTCGACTGCTCGATCGCGTAGGCCGCGGCGATGGAATCGGTGATGACGGCGTCGACCTGACCGTTCACCAGATCCTGCATGGCGTCGGATTCGGCCTTGTAGCTCTTCACGGTGGCGCCGTGCTCCTCGGCGAGCTTCGCCCAGGTGGAGGCGACCAGCACGCCGACGGTCTTGCCCTTCAGATCAGCCGCGGACTTGATTGGCGAATCCTTCTGGATGACGACGCGGCCACCGGATTCCAGCCAGCCGTCCGCGAACGTCACCTGCTTCTGGCGCTCGGCCGTGATGTCCATGGCGTCGGAAGCAAAGTCGTACTGGTCGGCGGCGAGACCGACGAGCAGCGCCTCCCACTTGATGATGACGGGCGTGTATTCGAGATTCAGCCGCTTGGCGATCTCCTTGCCGACGCGGATCTCGAGGCCGTCAAGCTGGCCGTCGGGCGAGCGCATGCTGAAGGGCGGATAGGTGCCCTCCGTGGCGATCAGGAGCTTGCCCGGCTGAATGAGTTCGAGTTCCTGGGCATTGGCGGGAGCCGAGGCCAGCGCGCCGACCAGCGCGAGGGCAAGGGCGGGAAGCAGTTTCAGACGCATGATTTTCCCCTCTGTCATCTGAAGTCAGGTTGTGCGCGTGTCTCGTCGGGCGGGCGTGCGCCGGCCCGCTTCGTTCCCGTGGCGAGGCCAGACGGCCGCGTCACGAAAGGGTTTCGGCCTTGAGGGCCATCAGTTCAGCCAGCACCGTCGCCGCCAGCAGCGCCGAGATCTGGGCCGGGTCGTACATCGGGTTGAGCTCGACGACGTCGCAGCCGACGAGGTCGATGCCCTTGAGGCGCCGCAGCAGGTCGAGGGTCTGGCGGGCATCCGGCCCGCCGGCCTCGGGCGTCTGCACTCCCGGCGCCGCCGCCGGATCGACGAAGTCGAGATCGAAGGTGATGAAGGCCGGCCGGCCGGCAACGCGCGCGGCGATCCGCTCGACCAGGGCCGGGAAGCCCATTTCGAACATCTGATCGGTCGTCACCACGTCGAAGCCGAGATCCAGCGACTGGCTGACGTCGGTCGGCTGGAACAGCGATCCGCGCATGCCGATCTGGATGGAATGGGCGGGATCGATGATCCCCTCCTCCGTGCCGCGGCGGAACGGCGTGCCGGCGCTGTAGCGGCGCCCGGCGAAATATTTATCCCATGTATCCGTGTGGGAATCGAACTGGATCAGGGCGAGCGGGCCGTGCTTGCGCGACACCGCGCGCAGTTCGGCGAGGGTCACCGAATGGTCGCCGCCGATGCCGAACGGCGTCAGGCCGGCCTCCACCAGCGTCGACACCGATTGCTCGATGCGCGCAAGCGAGTCCTCAATGTAGCCCGGCACGACGGAGGCGTCGCCGACATCGGCGATCCTCATGCGTTCGAACACGTTGATGTTGCCGCGATAGGGGTTGATCGGCCGCAGCATGATCGACATCGCGCGGGCCGCGTTCGGCGCGAAGCGCGCGCCGGTGCGGAAGGGCGCGCCGGCGTCGGACGGCAGCCCGATCACCGCTGCATCGAGACCTTCGAGCGTGGTCGCCTGCGGCAGCCGCATGAAGGTCGGCACACCGCAGAACCGCGGCGTTTCGAGGGAATCGATCGGAAGCACGCTCATGATCGCAGGCCTTGCGTCGTTGCTATTGTCATCACATTCCGCCTCTTGCCCGGGCCGTCAGGTCCGGCGGGCATAGTGTC
This sequence is a window from Pseudoxanthobacter soli DSM 19599. Protein-coding genes within it:
- a CDS encoding transporter substrate-binding domain-containing protein, whose translation is MRLKLLPALALALVGALASAPANAQELELIQPGKLLIATEGTYPPFSMRSPDGQLDGLEIRVGKEIAKRLNLEYTPVIIKWEALLVGLAADQYDFASDAMDITAERQKQVTFADGWLESGGRVVIQKDSPIKSAADLKGKTVGVLVASTWAKLAEEHGATVKSYKAESDAMQDLVNGQVDAVITDSIAAAYAIEQSKLPLTMTPDYLSHVQKGFPFKKGKPNLVKAVNKALADMIADGTYAKLTVPLVGYDPAPKDPIKTQF
- a CDS encoding agmatinase, translated to MSVLPIDSLETPRFCGVPTFMRLPQATTLEGLDAAVIGLPSDAGAPFRTGARFAPNAARAMSIMLRPINPYRGNINVFERMRIADVGDASVVPGYIEDSLARIEQSVSTLVEAGLTPFGIGGDHSVTLAELRAVSRKHGPLALIQFDSHTDTWDKYFAGRRYSAGTPFRRGTEEGIIDPAHSIQIGMRGSLFQPTDVSQSLDLGFDVVTTDQMFEMGFPALVERIAARVAGRPAFITFDLDFVDPAAAPGVQTPEAGGPDARQTLDLLRRLKGIDLVGCDVVELNPMYDPAQISALLAATVLAELMALKAETLS
- a CDS encoding GntR family transcriptional regulator, which encodes MNGDAEQSDDGGRDRSLGRMAYDALLDRLIRREIPVGSVLQERRLAEELDISRTPVRDALNRLESEGFVTRKPGRMLVVTEFSTRTLIETLYVRQVLEADAVMLATDRIPQAALDASEAAIRAVMDMPVPDAEADWAADSLFHGMIAEHSDNAVLSKMILDLRIKTHMFNLDRMPERFEAGHREHLAVIAALRRRDREAARDGIRAHIENVKQSIIDKLRRI